One genomic window of Punica granatum isolate Tunisia-2019 chromosome 1, ASM765513v2, whole genome shotgun sequence includes the following:
- the LOC116191119 gene encoding acetyl-CoA-benzylalcohol acetyltransferase-like isoform X1 — translation MEVQVRHNNKLVKPSSPTPSHLRKLKLSFIDQHQGPYYPGIIFYYHAASGDAKSAWTRVHRLEESLAETLTIFYPLAGRNGEEGDNFVVTCNDQGAQFVKTKVNRRLDEHLLDGGASGSDMLLTRPVVSTGEVRSSLPLLLVQVNVFECGGLAVSVQCLHAVSDMSSISKFIHAWATTSREGITKVIIRPSFDTGSLFPIKEEPEESFPLPMEVGGDQKLVLKRFVFNAEALSDLRAKIMATFGSQDKGSDFHKKRPSRVELVTALISRALISIDQAKTGQLRPMVLVHSVNFHTKTQIPIPQNAYGNLFVEYVSSPFLPKEDSDLGLLCTLFVWLRDGLKNFVGQLGKVKDPEELRFKVAASQEKLGELMSTGDAMNLILFTSWCDFPVYDVNFGWGAPGLVSGSKFYVELIFLTDTKTGDGIEAWVTLEEDKMSRFERDLDILRYANLYHLLCGL, via the coding sequence ATGGAGGTTCAAGTAAGGCACAACAACAAATTGGTGAAACCATCATCCCCGACCCCATCTCACCTTCGAAAGCTGAAGTTGTCCTTCATAGATCAGCATCAGGGTCCTTACTACCCGGGAATAATCTTTTACTATCACGCGGCCTCTGGTGATGCCAAAAGTGCTTGGACGAGGGTCCATCGACTCGAAGAATCACTTGCCGAGACACTGACCATATTCTACCCTCTAGCAGGGAGAAACGGGGAAGAGGGTGACAACTTTGTGGTTACCTGCAATGACCAAGGTGCCCAGTTTGTGAAGACAAAAGTTAATCGCAGGCTCGATGAGCATCTTCTTGATGGGGGAGCCAGCGGCTCCGACATGCTCCTTACTCGGCCAGTGGTTTCGACCGGAGAAGTGAGGAGCTCCCTGCCCCTGCTTCTTGTTCAAGTCAATGTGTTCGAGTGTGGCGGCTTAGCTGTCAGCGTGCAATGTCTTCATGCCGTCAGCGATATGAGCTCCATATCCAAGTTCATCCATGCGTGGGCTACAACATCTCGTGAGGGCATTACGAAGGTAATCATCCGGCCGAGCTTTGATACCGGAAGCCTATTTCCCATCAAGGAGGAACCTGAAGAATCATTTCCACTGCCGATGGAGGTTGGAGGGGATCAAAAACTGGTATTGAAAAGATTCGTATTCAATGCCGAAGCATTATCGGATTTGAGAGCCAAGATAATGGCCACCTTCGGTTCACAGGACAAAGGAAGTGATTTCCATAAGAAGAGGCCTTCAAGAGTGGAGCTCGTAACAGCCCTCATAAGCAGGGCTCTGATTAGTATAGATCAAGCGAAAACGGGACAACTGAGACCTATGGTATTAGTACACTCCGTAAACTTTCACACAAAAACACAGATCCCGATACCCCAGAACGCATACGGTAACTTGTTTGTGGAGTATGTCAGCTCTCCGTTCTTGCCCAAGGAAGACAGTGATTTAGGATTATTGTGTACACTGTTTGTTTGGCTCAGGGATGGACTGAAGAACTTTGTCGGTCAGCTTGGCAAAGTAAAAGATCCCGAGGAGCTTAGGTTCAAAGTGGCTGCATCACAAGAAAAGTTGGGTGAGCTCATGTCAACAGGAGATGCGATGAATTTAATTCTTTTCACAAGTTGGTGTGATTTCCCCGTCTATGATGTCAATTTTGGTTGGGGGGCGCCGGGCTTGGTAAGTGGATCGAAATTCTACGTAGAATTGATCTTTCTTACGGATACTAAAACTGGAGATGGAATTGAGGCCTGGGTAACCTTGGAGGAAGATAAGATGTCCAGGTTCGAGCGCGATTTAGATATCTTAAGATATGCAAATCTATACCATCTTTTGTGTGGTTTGTAA
- the LOC116191119 gene encoding acetyl-CoA-benzylalcohol acetyltransferase-like isoform X2 has product MEVQVRHNNKLVKPSSPTPSHLRKLKLSFIDQHQGPYYPGIIFYYHAASGDAKSAWTRVHRLEESLAETLTIFYPLAGRNGEEGDNFVVTCNDQGAQFVKTKVNRRLDEHLLDGGASGSDMLLTRPVVSTGEVRSSLPLLLVQVNVFECGGLAVSVQCLHAVSDMSSISKFIHAWATTSREGITKVIIRPSFDTGSLFPIKEEPEESFPLPMEVGGDQKLVLKRFVFNAEALSDLRAKIMATFGSQDKGSDFHKKRPSRVELVTALISRALISIDQAKTGQLRPMVLVHSVNFHTKTQIPIPQNAYGMD; this is encoded by the exons ATGGAGGTTCAAGTAAGGCACAACAACAAATTGGTGAAACCATCATCCCCGACCCCATCTCACCTTCGAAAGCTGAAGTTGTCCTTCATAGATCAGCATCAGGGTCCTTACTACCCGGGAATAATCTTTTACTATCACGCGGCCTCTGGTGATGCCAAAAGTGCTTGGACGAGGGTCCATCGACTCGAAGAATCACTTGCCGAGACACTGACCATATTCTACCCTCTAGCAGGGAGAAACGGGGAAGAGGGTGACAACTTTGTGGTTACCTGCAATGACCAAGGTGCCCAGTTTGTGAAGACAAAAGTTAATCGCAGGCTCGATGAGCATCTTCTTGATGGGGGAGCCAGCGGCTCCGACATGCTCCTTACTCGGCCAGTGGTTTCGACCGGAGAAGTGAGGAGCTCCCTGCCCCTGCTTCTTGTTCAAGTCAATGTGTTCGAGTGTGGCGGCTTAGCTGTCAGCGTGCAATGTCTTCATGCCGTCAGCGATATGAGCTCCATATCCAAGTTCATCCATGCGTGGGCTACAACATCTCGTGAGGGCATTACGAAGGTAATCATCCGGCCGAGCTTTGATACCGGAAGCCTATTTCCCATCAAGGAGGAACCTGAAGAATCATTTCCACTGCCGATGGAGGTTGGAGGGGATCAAAAACTGGTATTGAAAAGATTCGTATTCAATGCCGAAGCATTATCGGATTTGAGAGCCAAGATAATGGCCACCTTCGGTTCACAGGACAAAGGAAGTGATTTCCATAAGAAGAGGCCTTCAAGAGTGGAGCTCGTAACAGCCCTCATAAGCAGGGCTCTGATTAGTATAGATCAAGCGAAAACGGGACAACTGAGACCTATGGTATTAGTACACTCCGTAAACTTTCACACAAAAACACAGATCCCGATACCCCAGAACGCATACG GGATGGACTGA
- the LOC116207075 gene encoding glyoxylate/hydroxypyruvate reductase HPR3-like — translation MTQQQQLEKHLEKMGLRYCTEWLYGSLAKDAHDHALALLIDVLQQITAADQFVCGSWLAKGEYPYGSKVSSFLVEAGQGTKYGVGERTIGSSITKRLAAQGCIISYTSRSKKPTIPFAHIKNVLDLASNSDDLIICCPLTQLETHHIISEEVMRALGMEGVIVNVDREALIDEEPMVELLVRGKY, via the exons ATGacgcagcagcagcagctagAGAAACATCTTGAGAAGATGGGTCTTAGATACTGTACTGagtggctcta TGGCTCCTTGGCCAAGGACGCGCACGACCATGCTCTGGCCTTGCTCATCGATGTCCTCCAGCAGATAACTGCTGCCGACCAGTTTGTCTGTGGGTCGTGGCTGGCGAAGGGTGAGTACCCTTATGGATCCAAGGTCAGCTCATTCTTGGTTGAAGCTGGTCAAG GGACCAAATATGGCGTTGGAGAGAG AACCATCGGCTCCAGCATCACGAAGAGGCTAGCTGCCCAGGGCTGCATCATCTCCTACACCTCGAGGAGCAAGAAACCCACCATCCCCTTCGCCCACATCAAGAACGTCCTCGACCTCGCCTCAAACAGTGACGACCTCATCATCTGCTGCCCACTGACCCAATTAGAAACCCACCACATCATCAGTGAGGAAGTCATGAGGGCCCTCGGAATGGAAGGAGTAATCGTGAACGTGGACCGTGAGGCCCTCATAGATGAGGAGCCGATGGTGGAATTATTGGTTCGGGGTA